A section of the Paralichthys olivaceus isolate ysfri-2021 chromosome 16, ASM2471397v2, whole genome shotgun sequence genome encodes:
- the LOC109641359 gene encoding zona pellucida sperm-binding protein 3-like: MMALFWQGVLLAILVAAISVNADMTLDCRPDSVMLVWTESRTLVDPSLFRLSDCFPTSFSGRQVVFNVGFNDCSFRTLVTGNRLIYSNDLMYISSSDSHILPFTHPVVCSYERPKDWYPVIYDPVFGTYGQGALVFHIGLMNDDFSGPAESTSFPLGSLIPIMASVEQNSHQPLLLLVDECVAAATPELTPESDLYPIITNKGCLVDSKTSRSKFEPRQRSSEIHLSLQAFRFSIGKEVYLHCQLVAWDPVGLDNTKKACNYIRNHGWELLDDPAYSNLCDCCDSTCKSRRMRRTTSGKSGVEQKAVLGPFTVTENS, encoded by the exons ATGATGGCTTTGTTTTGGCAAGGGGTGCTGCTTGCCATTCTGGTAGCTGCCATTTCAGTTAATGCAG ACATGACACTGGACTGCAGGCCTGATTCTGTGATGCTGGTGTGGACAGAGAGCAGAACCCTGGTCGACCCCTCGCTCTTTCGTCTCAGTGACTGTTTTCCCACCAGCTTCTCGGGCAGGcaggttgtttttaatgtgggcTTCAACGACTGTAGCTTCAGGACACTG GTCACTGGGAATCGTCTAATATACAGCAATGACCTGATGTACATCTCCTCTTCGGACTCCCACATACTCCCCTTCACCCACCCAGTTGTGTGTTCATATGAGAG GCCTAAAGACTGGTACCCCGTCATCTATGACCCTGTGTTCGGTACATATGGTCAAGGAGCCCTGGTGTTTCATATTGGACTCATGAATG ATGATTTCTCAGGCCCTGCTGAATCCACCAGTTTTCCTCTGGGCTCTTTAATCCCCATCATGGCGAGCGTGGAGCAGAACTCCCATCAGCCCTTGCTGCTGCTTGTCGATGAATGCGTTGCTGCCGCCACACCAGAGCTGACTCCTGAAAGCGATTTATACCCAATAATCACAAATAAGGG ATGTCTTGTGGACAGTAAGACGTCCCGTTCAAAATTCGAACCAAGGCAAAGGTCGTCTGAGATCCACCTGTCCCTTCAAGCCTTTAGGTTTTCTATTGGAAAAGAG GTGTATCTGCACTGCCAACTTGTGGCTTGGGATCCTGTTGGGCTTGACAACACAAAGAAGGCCTGCAACTACATCAGAAATCATGG CTGGGAGCTTCTGGATGACCCTGCATATAGCAACCTATGTGACTGCTGTGACTCAACCTGTAAGtccaggaggatgaggaggacaaCCTCGG GGAA